The Acinonyx jubatus isolate Ajub_Pintada_27869175 chromosome A2, VMU_Ajub_asm_v1.0, whole genome shotgun sequence genomic sequence AGGACAGGAGCATCCAGACGAAGAGGCCCTTCAAGGGCCTGGTAACAGTTCTGATAATACTGATGTTCGGAGCCTGCCTGCGCAGTTCCTGCCCGGACCCTGCCTGGTGTTCCAAGGTTATAGCCGGTGGAGTGAGGTCTTATCACACCCCTCTGGATGGATGGTCTGGAAGGCCctagggggctctgtgctggctggtTGACTTCTGGTGGTCCAGGAGCTCCCAGGTAACGGGCTCTCCAGTAAGCCTCCCAGGGACTCCATCAGTCTAACGAAAATGGAGAGCAGGGTCAACACCACACCTAAGAGATAGAGGTTCAACAGAGGCTTCATGGCTGAAAGGACCCCACACTCCTCTGCAGAGCAGTAAAGCTTTCTTCCACTTCTGGAAGGCCTCTGGATGCTGAGGAAAGAGAGGTGTGGTTAACCTATAGCCTTCTGGGATATGCATGCATCTGGCCCTGACTTCTGTCTTCCTAGGGAGCTAAGACAGGGAGATAGGGACCAGCGCACGTTCTTCCGCAACAGAATCTCCCAGCATATTTACACTATAAACTCCATGGCCCCAGAGCTAGACTTACTTCTTGGGCTAACTCAAAAGCACTCCTCAAAACTTTTACAtcttctagggcacctgggtggctcagg encodes the following:
- the HILPDA gene encoding LOW QUALITY PROTEIN: hypoxia-inducible lipid droplet-associated protein (The sequence of the model RefSeq protein was modified relative to this genomic sequence to represent the inferred CDS: inserted 1 base in 1 codon), translated to MRGLRGWDVAISGRCGRPPGVVCGGLRFCAPRIFLVAIQLCPGADFLDSCTTRCYREWTAPGPSSWSIQRPSRSGRKLYCSAEECGVLSAMKPLLNLYLLGVVLTLLSIFVRLMESLGGLLESPLPGSSWTTRSQPASTEPPXGLPDHPSRGV